GTGTTATCGCTCGGTTCTCCGGATCGGCCGCCAAACACCTTCATCTGGCTGGTCGCGGTCTTCAGTTCCTCCGGCGTGCCGCGCAAGCCGAGAAAGCGCGGATCGAACGCGGATACCCACTGCCGTAGCACGGGCAAGGTGTCGTGCTCGGGATCGACAGTCACGAACAGTACCTGCACCTGACCGGCGTCCTTGCCGAGTTGCTGCATCGCCCGTCCAAGCTCCGCCATCGTCGTCGGACATACGTCCGGGCAGTGTGTGTACCCGAAGAACACCGCGACGACCTTTCCCCGGAAATCGGCCAGCGACCGCCGCCGGCCCGTATGGTCGGTCATTGTGACGGTCATCGTCAGTGGCGATGCGCTGATGTCCAAGCCCTTGAAGTCGGGCGTCCGACTGCACGCGACCAGCAGCATCGCGGCGGGCACGAGCGACAGGTAACGCAACGCGGTACGCCGGCCCGTGCACAACGGCTTGGCATGGGTCACTGGGGGCTTGCGAAACTGCATATACGATCCTTTATGGTGGCGCGTGACTGGCGGCTGTCGGATTGCGTCAGCGGGCGAACAGGTTCGGGAGGCCGGTGTCATTGCCGAGCCTCCGGCGGAAACGATGCGTCGCGACTCTCGGACCGCTGGAATGCGCGTTGTTCAGGTGTCCACATCGTCTTCAGATATTCGATCACGCTGCGAATCTCGATCGGCGTCAGCGTGGCGCCAAAGGGCGGCATGGTCAGCCGCTCGGTCTTGTTGAACGGATCGCGCCAACCGTCGTGGACGAGCTTGTACAACATGCCATCGGCGTGCTTCCACGTGTGTCCCTTTGCGTTGTGCGGGGGCGCGGGCATCTCGCCCAATGCATCGGGTTGCTGCCAGTTCGGTGCACCTTCACCGTGTGGCCCGTGGCACGACGCGCAGTTTTGCTGGTATATCGTCAGGCCGGCCTTAAGCAAGTCGAACCTGTGCGGCGATGCCGAGGTATCGCCGGCATGCGCGAGCGGCGCCAGCGTGAGCAGCGCGGCGAACGCGGCGGGTGTCGGCTTAGCCATCGAGGCGCTCCCATGTTCCTGCGTGATCTGCGCGGCGAAAGAGCGCGCCGTCGCCAGCCGCGTACAGCACCCCGTCCGGGGTGACTAGCAGAGCGGTGATCGCCGGGCCGGGCGCGGCCAGATGCGTCCATTGCTCGCCGCCGTCCCGGCTCAGCAGGAGTTCCTTGCCCAAAGCCGCGTAGATCTGCTGCGGTTCGCGTGGATCGTAGGTGACCGCATCCACTTTGCCGGTCAGCCCGCCGGCCTTGCGCCAGCCGCAGAAGCAGTCCATCGACCGGCTGACGCCGTTCGAGGTCGCGGCCAACAGCCAGCCGGTCTGCATGCTGCCGGGCATGTTCGAGTGAACAAGACGCAGGATCGTGGCTCGCGGTCCGGCATCCATCAGGCGCCAATCCCGTCCGTCCTTCTGGCTCCGGAAAATTCCACGCCCGGCCACATAGGCGTAAACCGTATCGGCCTGATCGGCATGCGTGGCAAGGGCCTCGACGGTACGGCTGGGCAGTCCCGCGTTGGTCGATTGCCAGCTTTGACCGTCGTTGTCGCTACGAAGGACGCCCAGACCGGGCCCGCCGACGTACAGCAGGCCCGGTCGCCGCGCCGACGTCGCGATGGCCAAGACGCGGCCATGCGTTTGCGGCAGCGCGATTCGATTCCAATGCCGCCCGTCGTCGACGCTCCGGTAGAGCGCATCGACGGTAGCTTTCAGCAGCACATGGTGGGACGCGTCGATCCCGAGCGCGACGATCGGGCTTCGCGCGGCCGTCGTCAGCGCATCCGCGCTGGCATCGTGCAGCGCGAGCAAGCCAGTGAACAGGACAACAACCACGCTCAGCGCGTGTGCTGGCAAGTTGCACCGTCCGAAGATTCTGCGCTTGCCGTCTTTTTTGGGTTTCATTGAAGTCTCCAAGACAAACGACTCCCGTTTGCCGACGATTTCCGGTCAATCCGTTCGTCCGCACCGCAACCGCGCCCGCCGGCCCTCAGCCGACGGACGGGACACAATTCAGCGCGCAGGCTTCAATCCCACACGCGGGATAGGCGGCGAAAT
This window of the Burkholderia contaminans genome carries:
- a CDS encoding SCO family protein, with the translated sequence MQFRKPPVTHAKPLCTGRRTALRYLSLVPAAMLLVACSRTPDFKGLDISASPLTMTVTMTDHTGRRRSLADFRGKVVAVFFGYTHCPDVCPTTMAELGRAMQQLGKDAGQVQVLFVTVDPEHDTLPVLRQWVSAFDPRFLGLRGTPEELKTATSQMKVFGGRSGEPSDNTIMHNGNVFLFHTKGAVRVLEQTGADATTLAADIRQLLE
- a CDS encoding c-type cytochrome — its product is MAKPTPAAFAALLTLAPLAHAGDTSASPHRFDLLKAGLTIYQQNCASCHGPHGEGAPNWQQPDALGEMPAPPHNAKGHTWKHADGMLYKLVHDGWRDPFNKTERLTMPPFGATLTPIEIRSVIEYLKTMWTPEQRAFQRSESRDASFPPEARQ
- a CDS encoding sialidase family protein, with product MKPKKDGKRRIFGRCNLPAHALSVVVVLFTGLLALHDASADALTTAARSPIVALGIDASHHVLLKATVDALYRSVDDGRHWNRIALPQTHGRVLAIATSARRPGLLYVGGPGLGVLRSDNDGQSWQSTNAGLPSRTVEALATHADQADTVYAYVAGRGIFRSQKDGRDWRLMDAGPRATILRLVHSNMPGSMQTGWLLAATSNGVSRSMDCFCGWRKAGGLTGKVDAVTYDPREPQQIYAALGKELLLSRDGGEQWTHLAAPGPAITALLVTPDGVLYAAGDGALFRRADHAGTWERLDG